One Methylophilus sp. TWE2 DNA segment encodes these proteins:
- a CDS encoding glycosyltransferase family 2 protein — MTVYVVVLNWNGWKDTIQCLDSLYKSKNVNFCVVVCDNGSSDNSIFHIEEWAQINLGSANYQFFTKSQLQSSSRETITSLTIIDNQGNWGFAGGNNIGIKFALKQDNCEYIWLLNNDTIIEPDALYHAVERMKANQAIGLCGSTLVYYHERNKLQAMGGAVYSKYTGRSAHIGAFSSPQLLPTDYETIERQMSYVVGAAMLVRRSFVETVGLMQEDYFLYSEEIDWATRGKSKFKLGYAPKSVVYHKEGASIGTSASGGSPLSIYYLYRNRLKFTWRFYPIFFPTVLLYASIDVLKFTVKGKWKQAIAAVKGILFLKR, encoded by the coding sequence ATGACTGTATATGTCGTGGTATTAAATTGGAATGGCTGGAAAGATACCATTCAATGTCTGGATAGTCTTTACAAGTCTAAAAATGTTAATTTTTGTGTTGTTGTGTGTGATAATGGATCTTCAGATAACTCCATTTTTCATATTGAAGAATGGGCACAGATCAATTTAGGGAGTGCAAATTATCAATTTTTTACTAAATCGCAACTTCAATCTTCCTCTCGTGAAACCATTACAAGCCTAACAATTATTGATAATCAGGGTAATTGGGGTTTTGCTGGAGGTAATAACATAGGTATTAAATTTGCTTTAAAGCAAGACAATTGTGAATATATTTGGTTGCTTAATAACGATACAATCATTGAACCAGATGCTCTATATCATGCAGTAGAGCGAATGAAGGCTAATCAGGCAATTGGTTTATGTGGATCGACCTTGGTGTATTACCACGAGCGAAATAAACTACAAGCAATGGGTGGGGCTGTTTACTCTAAATATACTGGTCGGTCAGCTCACATCGGTGCTTTCTCCTCACCACAATTGCTACCCACTGATTATGAGACGATCGAGCGGCAAATGAGCTATGTAGTTGGGGCTGCTATGCTAGTAAGACGCTCATTTGTAGAAACTGTTGGGTTGATGCAAGAAGATTATTTTTTATATTCAGAAGAAATCGATTGGGCAACCCGTGGAAAATCTAAATTTAAACTTGGTTATGCCCCAAAAAGTGTCGTCTATCACAAAGAAGGTGCATCAATAGGCACCTCTGCGAGTGGTGGTTCTCCTCTCTCTATTTATTATTTATATAGAAATAGGCTCAAATTCACTTGGCGATTTTATCCAATTTTTTTTCCTACAGTACTGCTTTATGCAAGTATTGATGTACTAAAGTTCACTGTTAAAGGGAAATGGAAACAAGCTATTGCCGCAGTTAAAGGCATCCTTTTCCTAAAGCGTTAA
- a CDS encoding O-antigen ligase has product MAKLYKKEAVTNVIFAFMLGLFCLAFAGIILFFPPGFVVRLSLIIFAFFIIIIAWGLREKSNAAPNQLLIGLTTLVVVLSIVWPRYFFFNLGPLPKINPLTLTEFVTCIVIILSATYSPSFSSNLYKTIKNGGWIFKLAIIWLVWRLIANFLGEYPVSSVLEFMRETIFVSSFLLFGLVIASYDEGPKRMVHYILLAGFIVSFAGLVEAFQQKNYFVGFAPQDTDGELSKVIATITAEKIRSGAYRVQSTFDHPIVFSQFAAALIPMSIYGIFYGFNRFWRLLSFLILPITFLAIIKSGSRSGIASFVVAIAFMGALFWSKAIVHGKISKFVALLGIPILFVGMGIGAYILQELTYGGGHTESGSSSWRMVMINMGIKALWDSPFWGFGQGMAVIKAGITNSNGIHTIDSYLLTIALDSGYIGLILFLLLIVVFCFKGFKYAIFRTGDEGLFVGACVASCLALVTTFSILSIVNNMTLFWLLMASTFPYMGNKTKGIQ; this is encoded by the coding sequence ATGGCTAAACTATACAAAAAAGAAGCTGTTACGAATGTCATATTTGCCTTTATGCTTGGGCTCTTTTGCTTAGCATTTGCCGGAATCATTCTATTCTTTCCCCCAGGTTTCGTAGTTCGCCTCTCATTGATCATCTTCGCCTTTTTTATAATTATTATCGCTTGGGGATTAAGGGAAAAATCTAATGCTGCCCCAAATCAATTATTAATTGGGTTAACCACACTTGTTGTTGTTTTATCAATTGTCTGGCCTCGATACTTCTTTTTTAATTTAGGACCATTGCCAAAAATAAACCCTCTAACATTAACTGAGTTTGTAACTTGTATTGTCATTATATTATCAGCAACATACTCCCCTAGTTTTAGTTCTAACTTATATAAAACGATTAAAAACGGTGGCTGGATATTCAAACTTGCAATTATTTGGTTGGTATGGCGTCTTATTGCAAATTTTTTAGGTGAATATCCCGTTTCGTCAGTTCTTGAATTCATGCGAGAAACAATTTTCGTTTCTTCTTTTTTACTTTTTGGTCTTGTTATAGCGTCATATGATGAAGGACCAAAGAGAATGGTTCACTATATTCTTTTGGCTGGCTTTATTGTTAGTTTTGCTGGTTTAGTAGAGGCCTTCCAACAAAAGAATTATTTTGTCGGATTTGCACCTCAAGATACCGATGGAGAGTTGTCAAAGGTTATCGCAACAATTACAGCCGAGAAAATACGTTCTGGTGCTTATCGAGTTCAATCTACTTTCGATCATCCCATTGTTTTTTCACAATTTGCGGCAGCTCTTATTCCGATGTCTATCTATGGCATATTTTATGGGTTTAATAGATTTTGGAGGTTGTTGTCATTTTTGATATTACCGATTACTTTTCTGGCAATTATTAAATCCGGTTCACGTTCAGGTATTGCGAGTTTTGTTGTAGCTATTGCCTTTATGGGTGCACTTTTCTGGAGCAAAGCGATTGTTCACGGCAAGATTTCTAAATTCGTAGCGCTTCTGGGCATACCAATACTATTTGTCGGGATGGGAATCGGTGCTTATATTTTACAAGAGTTAACTTACGGAGGCGGGCACACAGAATCTGGAAGCTCTTCATGGCGCATGGTTATGATTAATATGGGAATAAAAGCATTGTGGGACAGCCCATTTTGGGGGTTTGGTCAAGGAATGGCAGTTATTAAGGCGGGCATCACGAATTCGAATGGAATTCATACGATTGATAGTTATCTGTTAACTATTGCACTGGATAGTGGCTATATTGGACTGATATTATTTTTATTATTAATTGTGGTTTTTTGTTTCAAAGGATTTAAATATGCAATCTTTCGTACAGGGGACGAGGGATTATTCGTGGGTGCTTGCGTAGCAAGTTGCTTAGCATTAGTAACGACATTCTCGATTTTATCTATCGTTAATAACATGACTTTATTCTGGTTGCTTATGGCTTCAACATTCCCCTATATGGGTAATAAAACAAAAGGTATCCAATGA
- a CDS encoding polysaccharide pyruvyl transferase family protein encodes MNLKNKEVTVGLLWHSLASGNLGVGALTESNISIIKAIADKNNIKVNFLILGSGAFGIESLENELNSAGHSIECHVARVFNKSFLKLVRQCDFIVDIGEGDSFADIYGFKRFFYLWLSKNIAHLLSVPVILAPQTIGPFSNIFARLMAKQVMRKARKVFARDFLSKDYLEKIGIRSNALESIDVAFRLPFTKKQFEDSKAIKFGLNISGLLFNGGYTQNNQFNLSINYRDTVIKLLEKLLELPNVEIHLISHVVDSQLTVEDDWSVAKELASKNPRLILAPVFNRPSEVKGYIAGMDFFVGGRMHACVAAFSSGVPVVPMAYSRKFNGLFGSLGYHRIADCKKDSEDEAIKKILEGLENREVLKDEIDKALQQVNHLLKKYEDVVQETLISTAK; translated from the coding sequence ATGAATTTAAAAAATAAAGAAGTAACAGTCGGCCTGTTATGGCATTCCTTAGCATCAGGGAATCTTGGTGTTGGAGCACTCACTGAGTCAAATATATCAATCATAAAAGCCATTGCTGACAAGAATAATATTAAAGTAAATTTCTTGATTCTAGGATCAGGTGCTTTTGGTATTGAGTCTTTAGAAAATGAATTGAATAGCGCTGGCCACTCAATTGAATGTCATGTTGCGAGAGTGTTCAATAAGAGTTTTTTAAAGTTAGTGCGCCAATGTGATTTTATTGTTGATATTGGTGAGGGTGATAGTTTTGCTGATATTTATGGCTTTAAAAGATTCTTCTACTTATGGCTCAGTAAAAACATTGCTCACTTATTAAGTGTCCCTGTTATTTTGGCGCCCCAGACTATTGGCCCTTTCTCAAATATATTTGCCAGATTAATGGCTAAGCAAGTAATGCGTAAGGCAAGAAAAGTATTTGCTAGAGATTTTCTTTCTAAAGATTACCTAGAGAAAATAGGCATTCGTTCCAATGCTCTTGAGTCTATAGATGTAGCATTTAGGCTGCCATTCACAAAAAAACAATTTGAGGACAGTAAAGCGATTAAATTTGGTTTGAATATATCTGGATTACTCTTTAATGGTGGATATACGCAAAATAACCAATTCAATTTAAGCATCAATTATCGGGATACTGTAATCAAACTTCTAGAGAAACTCTTAGAGTTACCCAATGTGGAGATTCATCTTATTTCGCATGTTGTTGATTCCCAGCTTACGGTTGAAGATGATTGGTCAGTCGCCAAAGAATTGGCAAGTAAAAATCCACGCTTAATACTGGCTCCAGTTTTTAATAGGCCAAGTGAGGTTAAAGGTTATATCGCAGGGATGGATTTCTTTGTGGGTGGGAGAATGCATGCTTGTGTGGCGGCTTTCTCTTCTGGTGTTCCCGTTGTTCCAATGGCTTACAGCAGAAAATTTAATGGTTTATTTGGTTCCTTGGGATATCACAGAATTGCAGATTGTAAAAAAGACTCTGAAGATGAAGCCATAAAGAAAATACTCGAAGGCCTCGAAAATCGCGAAGTCTTGAAAGATGAGATTGACAAGGCATTGCAGCAAGTTAACCATTTGCTAAAAAAATATGAAGATGTTGTTCAGGAAACGCTAATTTCAACAGCTAAATAA
- a CDS encoding Coenzyme F420 hydrogenase/dehydrogenase, beta subunit C-terminal domain, with amino-acid sequence MTTIIDEIKAKGYCTGCGLCVSISEPNALEMQINNSGYLRPVVLKPLSKNDQAAIKEFCPGIHLEHSANSIQYHPLWGPLINTRTGFSIDSTVRKQGSSGGVISALAIYLLETKKVDFIAQTAVSPAEPLKNILQISRTKDDVIRAAGSRYAPSAPLERIIELLKSGETFAFIGKPCDVAGLRHFLSANKKYAHQIKYLISFMCAGMPSLHATNEVLNVMGADKSKLVSFRYRGDGWPGMAKAIQNDGQSFEMDYNSSWGNILGKTLQFRCKLCPDGTGEFADIVCADAWYGKDGYPDFTERDGRSLILSRTTAGEALIKEALHEKAIDASSLNVDEIEKMQPYQVTRKKVVLGRIIAAGLVNHRFVKYKNLGLLKTSTMINPIVWVKHAWGTFKRTSGEKQ; translated from the coding sequence ATGACAACAATTATTGATGAAATCAAAGCAAAAGGTTATTGCACTGGTTGTGGTTTATGTGTCTCAATAAGTGAACCTAATGCTTTGGAAATGCAAATTAACAACTCAGGCTACTTGCGACCGGTAGTCTTAAAGCCATTATCAAAAAATGATCAGGCTGCAATTAAAGAGTTTTGTCCAGGAATCCACCTAGAGCATTCAGCAAATAGTATTCAATATCACCCACTTTGGGGCCCACTTATTAACACAAGAACGGGTTTTTCCATCGATTCAACCGTAAGAAAGCAAGGCTCTTCTGGAGGGGTAATTTCTGCCCTTGCGATTTATTTGCTTGAAACAAAAAAGGTAGACTTTATTGCACAAACTGCTGTAAGTCCTGCAGAGCCTTTAAAGAATATTCTACAAATAAGCCGAACGAAAGATGATGTCATTAGAGCTGCGGGATCAAGATATGCGCCATCAGCTCCATTAGAGAGAATTATTGAATTATTAAAGTCTGGTGAAACATTTGCATTTATCGGTAAGCCATGTGACGTAGCTGGATTACGGCACTTCTTGTCTGCGAATAAAAAATATGCTCACCAAATAAAATATTTAATTTCGTTTATGTGTGCAGGTATGCCCAGTCTCCATGCAACTAATGAAGTTTTAAATGTAATGGGTGCAGACAAGTCGAAATTGGTATCTTTCCGATACCGTGGAGATGGCTGGCCTGGTATGGCAAAAGCTATCCAAAATGATGGACAGTCATTTGAAATGGATTACAACTCATCATGGGGCAATATATTAGGTAAAACCTTGCAGTTCCGTTGTAAGTTATGCCCGGATGGTACAGGTGAGTTTGCCGATATAGTTTGTGCTGATGCTTGGTATGGTAAAGATGGATATCCCGATTTTACTGAACGTGATGGGCGTAGTCTTATATTAAGTCGTACTACTGCTGGCGAAGCTTTAATTAAGGAAGCTCTGCATGAAAAAGCAATCGATGCTAGCTCATTGAATGTCGATGAAATTGAAAAAATGCAACCATATCAAGTTACTCGTAAGAAGGTTGTACTGGGGAGAATAATTGCAGCTGGGTTGGTTAACCACAGATTTGTAAAATATAAAAATTTGGGTTTGCTCAAAACCTCGACGATGATTAATCCAATAGTTTGGGTGAAGCATGCATGGGGTACATTTAAACGGACAAGTGGCGAGAAGCAATGA
- a CDS encoding oligosaccharide flippase family protein — translation MFRSTLFMGLTTAIKMISGIIVFVLMARFLGPHDFGLIAYAFTLASLFALIVDYGFSQQLLREIGIDASQVNDLVGSFMVSKAVLSGMVILICYIYFIFFPKDNVTEQVFWILLISTLLNSFSEFLNSAFRGVGKFKEETNIATLGAVIHFFVLVIIMLVHPTVITVAIGFVISKLIYIFISFIAYLKNIGPVKFQCKSIEVKSSLKKGIPYAADTGFTNFFQQVDTIVVNHFLGLVGVGLYQAATKWLQGAMQFAPVLSNVYLPTLAANMKDRTVNKKYSSILNTKMLVFGGIGWAFFTFLGSSFSHYIYGQKYDEISSLWPYVGLLVWIRYIAASQGVLLTAYGKQKVRVYSQILSLITFGISSIWLLPRFGLKGMLICLSATYFVTLVIYFLNVLRKDIPSGFNTVNIVIATSISTLAFLKL, via the coding sequence ATGTTCAGAAGCACCTTATTTATGGGCTTAACAACAGCCATAAAAATGATTTCAGGCATTATAGTCTTTGTTCTAATGGCTAGATTTTTAGGGCCACATGATTTTGGATTAATTGCTTATGCGTTTACGCTAGCCTCCTTATTTGCGCTTATCGTAGATTACGGATTCTCTCAGCAGCTTTTAAGAGAAATAGGCATTGATGCATCGCAGGTCAATGACTTAGTCGGAAGTTTTATGGTCTCTAAAGCCGTTTTATCAGGCATGGTCATATTAATTTGCTACATATACTTCATATTTTTTCCTAAAGATAACGTTACTGAGCAAGTGTTCTGGATTTTATTAATTTCTACTTTACTGAATTCATTTAGCGAGTTCTTGAATTCAGCATTTCGAGGGGTAGGTAAATTTAAGGAAGAAACAAATATAGCTACACTTGGTGCGGTTATACATTTTTTTGTATTGGTAATTATTATGCTGGTTCATCCAACTGTAATTACTGTTGCAATAGGATTTGTAATCTCAAAACTAATTTATATATTTATTTCATTTATTGCGTATCTTAAAAATATTGGGCCTGTCAAATTCCAATGCAAAAGCATAGAAGTTAAAAGCAGCCTAAAGAAAGGCATCCCATATGCCGCAGATACGGGCTTTACCAACTTTTTTCAACAGGTAGATACAATTGTAGTCAATCATTTTCTTGGTTTGGTTGGGGTGGGCTTATATCAAGCAGCCACAAAATGGCTCCAAGGAGCAATGCAATTTGCTCCAGTATTATCTAATGTGTACCTTCCAACTTTAGCTGCGAATATGAAGGATAGAACAGTAAATAAAAAATACTCCTCCATATTGAACACAAAGATGTTAGTTTTTGGCGGAATAGGTTGGGCTTTTTTCACCTTTCTAGGTAGTTCTTTTTCCCATTACATCTATGGCCAGAAGTATGATGAAATCAGCTCACTGTGGCCATATGTTGGGCTGCTCGTTTGGATTAGATATATTGCGGCCTCTCAAGGAGTACTTCTTACAGCATATGGTAAACAGAAAGTGCGTGTTTATTCTCAAATACTGTCTTTAATTACTTTTGGAATATCGTCAATTTGGCTTTTACCTAGATTTGGGCTTAAAGGTATGTTAATTTGTTTAAGTGCCACATATTTTGTAACACTTGTTATTTATTTCTTGAATGTCCTTAGAAAGGATATTCCCTCTGGATTTAATACTGTAAATATCGTAATAGCAACTTCTATTTCAACGCTAGCTTTTTTAAAGCTATAA
- the epsI gene encoding exosortase-associated protein EpsI, B-type, giving the protein MVLKKIILMLLMIFAAIAAINLRPTHKMASDRQGFVLEQIIPKQFGSWKEIDTGIKPIVNPHLESLIHKIYNQTLSRTYMNDKDEIVMLVIAYGEDQSDSTGLHYPEVCYPAQGFQISPWKTGDLSTSKGTVKVKRLVGTMGPRVEPITYWTTIGNKVVIGNKETKLEKLNYGLHGVIPDGLLFRTSSINTDPELAFKKQNAFINDLLAALSPNDLKSIAGL; this is encoded by the coding sequence ATGGTATTAAAAAAAATCATCTTAATGTTGCTTATGATTTTTGCGGCAATAGCCGCGATCAATTTGCGACCCACCCATAAAATGGCGAGCGATCGCCAAGGTTTTGTTCTTGAGCAAATAATACCCAAGCAGTTTGGCTCCTGGAAAGAAATCGATACTGGAATTAAACCTATCGTTAATCCTCATCTTGAATCTTTAATTCACAAGATTTATAACCAAACTTTATCAAGAACCTATATGAATGATAAAGATGAGATAGTGATGTTGGTCATAGCTTACGGTGAAGATCAAAGTGATAGCACAGGGCTTCATTATCCTGAGGTATGTTACCCCGCACAAGGTTTCCAAATTAGCCCATGGAAAACAGGCGATTTGTCGACATCTAAGGGGACAGTTAAGGTTAAACGTTTGGTTGGAACCATGGGCCCTAGAGTGGAACCAATTACTTATTGGACAACTATCGGTAATAAGGTTGTGATTGGTAATAAAGAAACCAAACTTGAAAAACTAAATTATGGGTTGCATGGCGTCATTCCAGATGGCTTGCTGTTTCGTACATCTTCCATAAATACTGATCCAGAATTGGCATTTAAGAAACAGAATGCTTTTATTAATGATTTATTAGCAGCCCTTTCACCAAATGATTTGAAATCGATAGCAGGGCTATAG
- the xrtB gene encoding exosortase B: MNLRVTQEQIQSALKAWWPLMIGFIVLISPTYHNLFNNIWSEADQAHGPLVLMVVLYLFYDKREAFYLPSKSANFSGWLLFFFALLCYVIGRSQDILILDMFAQIMLIASLILLFKGWKVLLALWFPLFFMLFMVPLPGFFVDAVTMPMKIAVSQVAEHVLYWFDYPIARTGVVLQIGQYQLLVADACAGMHTLISLEALGLLYLNLVKHDSLARNVVLALFIIPISFTANTIRVIAITLITYYFGDEVGQGFVHGFAGIVLFMVALILIITIDTLIQKMVVAKLEKE; encoded by the coding sequence ATGAACTTGAGAGTTACTCAAGAACAAATTCAATCAGCTTTAAAGGCTTGGTGGCCCTTAATGATTGGATTTATTGTTCTTATTTCGCCCACCTATCATAATTTGTTCAATAACATTTGGAGCGAAGCTGATCAAGCGCATGGTCCGCTCGTCTTAATGGTAGTACTTTATTTATTTTATGATAAACGTGAGGCGTTTTATTTACCCTCCAAGTCGGCCAATTTTTCTGGGTGGTTACTGTTTTTCTTTGCCTTGTTGTGCTACGTAATTGGCAGATCTCAAGACATTTTAATCCTGGATATGTTCGCGCAGATTATGTTAATTGCGTCGCTTATCTTGCTGTTCAAAGGTTGGAAGGTTTTACTAGCGTTATGGTTTCCGCTCTTTTTTATGTTGTTTATGGTGCCTCTACCTGGTTTTTTTGTTGATGCAGTCACCATGCCAATGAAAATAGCAGTATCACAAGTGGCAGAGCATGTGCTCTACTGGTTTGATTATCCAATCGCACGCACGGGTGTTGTTTTGCAAATTGGGCAATATCAGCTTCTGGTGGCTGATGCATGTGCCGGTATGCATACATTGATATCACTAGAGGCTTTAGGTTTGCTATATCTTAATTTGGTTAAGCATGACTCTTTAGCAAGAAACGTAGTATTGGCGCTTTTTATAATTCCCATTTCATTTACAGCAAACACCATACGAGTGATCGCCATTACCTTGATTACTTATTATTTCGGCGATGAAGTTGGACAAGGCTTTGTCCATGGCTTTGCAGGGATCGTGCTATTTATGGTCGCGCTTATATTAATTATTACTATCGATACCTTGATTCAAAAAATGGTGGTTGCAAAACTGGAAAAAGAGTAG
- the epsG gene encoding chain length determinant protein tyrosine kinase EpsG: MSQQIIDSKTHENVSSIGRLLLDMGKITPEDTDRILRRQKEEGIKFGDAAKQLGLITEDDLQQVLSRQFDYAYLPAANAQYSADLVAAYQPFSTQVEGFRALRSQIMFRWLNEGFKALTVVASDSGDGASYISANLAVVFSQLGKKTLLIDGNMRQPRQHKIFNLKQSFGLSDILADRTPGAEALFNIPDFPNLTVLGAGTVPPNPQELIGRQNFPQLIKYASSIFDVIIIDSPALSAGSDAQMLASISRGAVLVSRLHHTSINRFKLLKNQIDGAGANIIGAVSNNY, encoded by the coding sequence ATGAGTCAGCAAATCATTGATTCCAAAACACATGAAAACGTCTCTAGTATAGGGCGTTTGTTGTTGGATATGGGTAAAATAACCCCAGAGGATACTGACCGTATTTTACGTAGACAAAAAGAAGAGGGTATCAAGTTTGGCGATGCAGCCAAGCAGTTAGGGTTGATCACGGAAGATGACTTGCAGCAAGTTCTGTCCCGTCAGTTCGACTATGCTTATCTGCCCGCTGCAAATGCTCAGTATAGTGCTGATTTGGTTGCAGCATACCAACCTTTTTCAACTCAGGTTGAGGGTTTCAGGGCGCTACGAAGCCAGATTATGTTTCGCTGGTTGAATGAAGGGTTCAAGGCTTTAACTGTGGTCGCTTCCGACTCAGGAGATGGGGCTAGCTATATTTCAGCCAATTTGGCTGTTGTGTTTTCGCAGCTTGGTAAAAAAACATTGTTGATTGACGGTAATATGCGACAGCCGCGTCAGCACAAAATATTCAATCTGAAGCAGTCTTTTGGCTTGTCGGACATTTTGGCTGATCGTACTCCAGGTGCTGAGGCCCTATTTAATATCCCTGATTTTCCAAACCTAACTGTACTGGGTGCCGGTACTGTGCCACCAAACCCGCAGGAATTGATTGGCAGGCAAAACTTCCCCCAATTAATCAAATACGCCAGCTCTATTTTCGACGTGATAATTATCGACAGTCCAGCGCTTTCTGCAGGATCTGATGCGCAAATGTTAGCTTCGATTTCACGGGGAGCTGTATTGGTGTCAAGACTTCATCATACTTCTATTAATCGATTCAAACTTTTGAAAAATCAGATAGATGGAGCTGGTGCCAATATTATTGGTGCAGTGTCGAATAATTACTAG
- the epsF gene encoding chain length determinant protein EpsF, translating into MNFSQFLLILKARAKIIIWTFLIIVGTTISISLVLPKNYTATTSLVVNYKGVDPLSGMVMQAQLMPGYMATQVDIITSHAVAVKVVQNLGLTNSPVIKQQFEEASEGSLNIEDWLADLLLKKLDVKPSRESSILEISYTGSDPQFSAAIANAFADAYQEASLRLKVEPSQKAAGYLLTQAKIYREKLEQAQIRLSQYQQENGLTSIAENLDVENAKLNQLANQLIMVQAQALDSSSRQKNANANGDASPDVAASPVIQNLKVALAQATSKLAEAGNRLGTNHPQYQAAQAEVDKLKSQLDIEVSRIGSSVGGSARIYSQNEALLKAALAAQKQKVLDLNRSRDQLIVLQRDVETAQTAYNNVTQRLNQTSIEGKANESDISILNVAIPPDKHSSPKLLLNTILSIFLGGMLGIAFALLSEMMNRKVRSTEDIIELVELPLLAMIESNTSKTKKSGLLPRFAKGY; encoded by the coding sequence ATGAATTTTTCGCAATTTCTACTGATACTTAAAGCAAGAGCCAAAATTATTATTTGGACGTTTCTGATTATTGTTGGTACGACAATATCGATTAGCTTGGTTTTACCTAAAAATTATACGGCAACAACGTCATTAGTTGTTAACTACAAAGGCGTTGATCCCTTGAGTGGCATGGTAATGCAAGCCCAATTGATGCCAGGATATATGGCTACTCAAGTGGATATCATCACAAGTCACGCAGTCGCTGTGAAAGTCGTCCAGAACTTGGGTTTGACCAATAGCCCGGTGATTAAGCAACAGTTTGAAGAGGCATCTGAAGGGTCACTGAATATTGAAGACTGGTTGGCTGATCTGTTGCTAAAAAAACTGGATGTCAAGCCTTCACGTGAAAGTAGTATTCTCGAGATTAGTTACACTGGCAGCGATCCTCAGTTCTCTGCTGCAATTGCCAATGCGTTTGCAGATGCTTATCAAGAGGCGAGCTTGCGCTTAAAGGTTGAACCTTCACAAAAAGCAGCAGGGTATTTGTTAACTCAGGCAAAAATCTATCGGGAAAAACTTGAACAGGCTCAGATTAGATTATCCCAATACCAACAGGAAAATGGCTTAACTAGTATCGCTGAAAATCTGGACGTTGAAAATGCCAAGTTGAACCAATTGGCAAATCAGTTGATTATGGTTCAAGCGCAGGCACTGGATTCATCTTCCCGGCAAAAAAATGCAAATGCAAACGGTGATGCATCTCCTGACGTCGCTGCCAGTCCGGTCATTCAGAATCTTAAAGTCGCGCTGGCACAGGCGACTTCTAAATTAGCTGAGGCAGGTAATCGTCTTGGCACGAACCACCCTCAATATCAAGCGGCACAAGCTGAAGTAGATAAACTGAAATCTCAATTGGATATTGAAGTATCTAGAATCGGTAGTAGCGTAGGCGGTAGTGCCCGTATTTACTCTCAAAACGAGGCTTTGCTAAAAGCAGCCTTGGCAGCACAAAAGCAGAAAGTGTTAGACCTAAATCGCTCTCGTGACCAGTTAATTGTGTTGCAGCGAGATGTCGAAACCGCGCAAACTGCCTATAACAATGTCACGCAAAGATTGAATCAGACTAGTATCGAAGGGAAGGCGAACGAGAGCGATATATCCATTCTCAATGTTGCAATTCCTCCAGACAAGCATTCAAGCCCTAAATTATTACTCAATACAATTTTGTCGATTTTCCTCGGCGGAATGTTGGGAATCGCTTTCGCGCTTTTATCTGAAATGATGAACAGAAAAGTACGTAGTACTGAAGATATTATAGAGTTAGTTGAGTTGCCCTTGCTTGCAATGATCGAATCAAATACTTCTAAAACAAAAAAAAGCGGGCTGTTACCGCGTTTTGCCAAAGGTTATTAA